The following are from one region of the Silene latifolia isolate original U9 population chromosome 9, ASM4854445v1, whole genome shotgun sequence genome:
- the LOC141598940 gene encoding uncharacterized protein LOC141598940, translating into MVISAADNNNSSMATTTRTSKNQSNFPPSKTASWSRHNFTSTPTFNLTWGRQRHLRCVKDPELFLRSRSPPPSSSSSDDDDGIGAVREKLTIDFRAQIDQLKATYLAPPPPPTSTENDVATENRPWNLRTRRAVCKLPNNSNFNGNIIDRKPSSSPARNCNGNSPARNGYGEVAREEKGKRVKFAVSLSKREIEEDFLAMAGVRPARRPKKRAKSVQKQVDAMCPGFWLTEINADMYKVNEQIPDDAKRS; encoded by the exons ATGGTGATTTCCGCCGCCGACAACAATAATTCCTCCATGGCAACAACCACAAGAACATCCAAAAACCAATCAAATTTCCCGCCGTCTAAAACGGCGTCGTGGAGTCGTCACAACTTTACTTCAACTCCCACCTTTAATCTCACTTGGGGACGCCAACGCCATCTCCGTTGTGTCAAAGACCCTGAGTTATTCCTTCGTTCGCGATCGCCACCGCCGTCTTCATCATCGTCCGATGACGATGACGGGATTGGCGCCGTCAGGGAGAAACTCACCATCGATTTCCGCGCTCAAATCGATCAATTGAAAGCCACCTATCTCGCACCTCCGCCACCGCCGACGTCGACGGAAAATGACGTGGCAACGGAGAATCGTCCGTGGAATTTAAGAACTAGGAGAGCGGTGTGTAAGTTGCCGAACAATAGTAATTTTAACGGTAATATTATTGATCGGAAACCTAGTTCTTCGCCGGCGAGGAATTGTAACGGTAATTCTCCGGCGAGAAACGGTTATGGTGAAGTTGCGAGAGAGGAGAAAGGGAAAAGAGTCAAGTTCGCGGTTTCGCTTTCAAAGCGGGAAATTGAAGAGGATTTCTTGGCGATGGCGGGAGTTCGACCGGCGAGGCGACCGAAGAAACGGGCGAAATCGGTTCAGAAGCAAGTCGAT GCGATGTGTCCTGGGTTTTGGTTGACGGAAATTAATGCTGATATGTATAAAGTGAATGAACAGATTCCTGATGATGCAAAG AGGTCGTGA
- the LOC141598941 gene encoding uncharacterized protein LOC141598941 — MKISIPLTKMKKPITLNLTFFNKNSKKAKKFQLLKHYNYGFIQEYQFSPSNSPLILRHKRRYSANLGRKETKGRDFQSMLFMCKCFGGGFRAEARDDVYSMENCHVIEEELEMCELGVSEDGLSSVDEKADEFIQKFYAQMRMQSHEF, encoded by the coding sequence ATGAAGATTTCAATACCcttaacaaaaatgaaaaaacccATCACATTAAACTTAACATTCTtcaacaaaaactcaaaaaaagcCAAGAAATTCCAACTTCTTAAGCACTACAATTATGGTTTTATCCAAGAATACCAATTCTCTCCTTCCAACTCTCCACTAATTCTACGTCATAAAAGGCGGTACTCGGCCAACTTGGGTCGAAAGGAGACGAAAGGCAGAGACTTTCAATCAATGTTGTTTATGTGTAAGTGTTTCGGAGGTGGGTTTCGAGCTGAAGCTAGAGATGATGTTTATTCAATGGAGAATTGTCATGTTATTGAAGAAGAGTTGGAAATGTGTGAATTGGGTGTTAGTGAAGATGGATTGTCTTCGGTTGATGAAAAAGCAGATGAATTTATTCAGAAATTTTATGCTCAAATGAGAATGCAAAGTCATGAATTTTAG
- the LOC141598943 gene encoding chaperone protein dnaJ 15-like, whose translation MGSKSGATSAPTIVRRDPYEVLNVSKEADDQEIKTAYRKLALKYHPDKNANNPEASELFKEVAYSYSVLSDAEKRRQYDAAGFEALDAEGMDMEIDLSNLGTVNTMFAALFSKLGVPIKTTISANVLEEALNGTVTVRPLPIGTSVSGKVDKQCAHFFGVTISDEQAEAGIVVRVTSAAQSKFKLLYFEQDANGGYGLALQEDSEKTGKVTSAGMYFLHFQVYRLDSTVNALAMAKDPEASFFKRLEGLQPCEVSELKSGTHIFAVYGDNFFKPASYMIEALCAKSYEDTTEKLKDIEAQILRKRNDLRQFETEYRKALARFQEVTNRYNQEKQSVDDLLKQRDTIQSAFTTVRTVSLVGSGTNMANGSTSRVPSDDTKGESPGQDGSTDGKDKSSRKKWFNLNLRSSDKKIG comes from the exons ATGGGGTCGAAGAGTGGAGCAACTTCTGCCCCAACTATTGTAAGGAGAGATCCTTATGAAGTTTTGAATGTTTCTAAAGAAGCTGATGATCAGGAGATTAAGACGGCTTATCGTAAACTCGCTCTCAA GTATCATCCTGATAAAAATGCCAACAATCCTGAAGCGTCGGAGCTTTTCAAGGAGGTTGCATATTCATATAGCGTCTTATCTGATGCAGAAAAGAGAAGACAATATGACGCAGCAGGGTTTGAG GCTTTGGATGCTGAGGGCATGGATATGGAAATCGATTTATCCAATCTGGGGACTGTGAATACAATGTTTGCTGCTTTATTCAG TAAGCTTGGTGTTCCCATAAAAACAACAATTTCTGCTAATGTATTGGAAGAAGCATTGAACGGAACTGTGACTGTTCGCCCACTTCCCATTGGAACATCAGTTAGTGGAAAG GTAGATAAGCAGTGCGCCCACTTCTTTGGTGTGACAATTAGTGATGAGCAAGCCGAGGCAGGAATTGTAGTTCGTGTTACTTCTGCTGCCCAAAGCAAATTTAAG CTTCTTTACTTTGAGCAAGATGCAAATGGAGGCTATGGTCTAGCATTACAG GAGGATAGTGAGAAGACTGGGAAGGTGACATCTGCTGGGATGTACTTTTTGCATTTTCAGGTGTATAGGCTGGATTCAACTGTCAATGCG TTAGCAATGGCCAAGGACCCTGAAGCTTCTTTCTTCAAGAGATTGGAAGGTCTTCAGCCTTGCGAGGTGTCTGAATTGAAGTCTGGAACTCACATCTTTGCTGTCTACG GTGATAATTTCTTTAAACCTGCATCATACATGATTGAGGCACTTTGTGCAAAATCTTACGAGGACACAACAGAGAAATTGAAGGATATCGAGGCACAAATTTTGAGAAAGAGAAATGACCTTCGTCAGTTTGAAACTGAATATAGAAAG GCATTGGCTCGATTTCAAGAAGTGACAAACAGATACAACCAAGAAAAGCAGTCC GTAGATGATCTTCTCAAGCAACGAGATACTATTCAGTCTGCTTTCACTACAGTGAGGACAGTGAGCTTGGTCGGAAGTGGTACTAACATGGCAAATGGGAGCACAAGTCGAGTTCCAAGCGATGATACCAAGGGTGAGAGCCCTGGTCAAGATGGAAGCACTGATGGGAAAGACAAATCATCTCGGAAAAAGTGGTTTAATCTTAATCTGAGGAGTTCTGATAAGAAGATTGGCTGA